In Flavobacterium sp. N3904, one DNA window encodes the following:
- a CDS encoding EamA family transporter — MLFLILSVICSVTVGVIFKLARRYQVSATQIVAYNYVFALFFCYFFFSPDLNALDASSPWGILIPLGILLPVVFLFLATSIKYMGIVKTDAAQRLSLIFSILGAWLFFGEQFSTLKLTALLFGFPAILLILNKPAENKENKWIYPALVLLGFGVIDLLFKQIALTSSLPFTISLFVIFSVALVIMIFFNVYEILFRKTKIDFKSIIFGGLVGIFNFGNILFYLKAHQAFAQNPSTVFAGMNMGVIMIGSLVGVFVFKEKVTKLNIVGLCLALLAIVFIVASQSN, encoded by the coding sequence ATGTTATTTCTTATTCTGTCTGTTATTTGCAGTGTGACTGTTGGCGTGATTTTTAAACTAGCTCGTCGTTATCAGGTGTCAGCTACACAGATTGTGGCATACAATTATGTATTTGCTTTATTTTTTTGTTATTTCTTTTTTAGCCCTGATTTAAATGCCTTGGATGCTTCATCTCCTTGGGGAATTCTTATTCCACTAGGAATTTTATTGCCTGTAGTATTTCTTTTTTTGGCTACTTCTATAAAATATATGGGTATTGTAAAAACCGATGCTGCCCAACGATTATCACTGATTTTCTCTATATTAGGAGCTTGGCTGTTTTTTGGAGAACAATTCAGCACACTCAAGCTAACGGCTCTTTTGTTTGGATTTCCGGCGATACTACTTATTCTGAATAAACCTGCTGAAAACAAGGAAAACAAATGGATTTATCCTGCTTTGGTATTGCTTGGTTTTGGAGTAATCGATCTTCTTTTTAAACAAATTGCGCTGACTTCAAGCCTGCCTTTTACGATTTCGTTATTTGTGATTTTTTCGGTAGCGCTTGTAATAATGATATTTTTCAATGTCTATGAAATACTTTTTAGAAAGACTAAAATAGATTTTAAGAGTATTATTTTCGGAGGTTTGGTTGGGATTTTTAATTTTGGGAACATCCTATTCTATCTAAAGGCGCATCAGGCATTTGCCCAAAATCCCTCTACCGTTTTTGCAGGCATGAATATGGGAGTTATAATGATTGGTAGTCTTGTAGGTGTTTTTGTTTTCAAGGAGAAAGTTACGAAACTAAACATTGTAGGTCTTTGTCTGGCTTTGCTTGCTATTGTTTTCATTGTGGCATCACAATCAAATTAA
- a CDS encoding OFA family MFS transporter produces the protein MSKNKYLIVLAGMIMQLSIGSIYAYSKWIEPLSKELNWDAHDTKTAFSLAICFLGLTAAFMGKFVQKIGPTKAGMLATLFLTIGLSGSALAVNMGSIYLFYLSFGVLQGIGLGFGYIVPVYTVVKWFPDRPGLASGIIIMSFALGSLLASFLIGPLYTSMGLSGAFLTLGIGYGICMLLSALYLANPINTNANQPIHVDLTSKEIITDKRFIALWLLLFFNVCGGIAIISKAAILGEEVVGMTATQATMFVAIIGLFNGLGRLFWSSISDKIGCWTTFMIFIGINAVCFALIPTFSTNQTSFQALTFIIIAGYGAGFATMPSFVKSIFGTENYGQVLGYTLTAWSAAAFVGPLLLGLSTEITIFYLFAILLVLALFVGLWLKRVLLLKPHTIAK, from the coding sequence ATGTCAAAAAACAAATATCTGATCGTATTGGCAGGAATGATAATGCAACTGTCGATTGGATCTATTTATGCTTATAGCAAATGGATTGAACCATTATCAAAAGAATTAAACTGGGATGCGCATGATACCAAAACTGCTTTCAGTCTGGCAATCTGCTTTTTAGGATTAACAGCTGCATTCATGGGCAAATTTGTTCAAAAAATCGGACCAACAAAGGCGGGAATGCTTGCCACTCTGTTTTTAACTATCGGATTGTCTGGGAGTGCCTTGGCCGTCAATATGGGTTCAATTTATTTGTTTTACTTATCATTTGGTGTTTTGCAAGGTATCGGCTTAGGTTTTGGGTATATCGTTCCTGTTTACACAGTTGTAAAATGGTTTCCTGATCGCCCAGGATTAGCTTCGGGTATCATTATTATGTCATTTGCTTTAGGTTCTTTACTAGCTTCTTTTTTAATTGGACCATTATATACTTCTATGGGATTATCAGGGGCGTTTCTAACTTTAGGAATTGGTTATGGAATTTGCATGTTATTGAGCGCTTTGTATTTAGCCAACCCCATAAATACTAATGCAAATCAACCAATTCATGTCGATTTGACTTCAAAAGAAATTATAACCGACAAACGTTTTATAGCATTATGGTTGTTGCTGTTTTTTAATGTATGTGGTGGTATTGCCATAATCTCAAAAGCAGCAATTTTAGGAGAAGAAGTAGTAGGAATGACAGCTACTCAAGCAACAATGTTTGTAGCAATTATAGGTTTATTTAATGGATTGGGACGTTTGTTCTGGTCAAGTATATCAGATAAAATTGGCTGTTGGACTACATTTATGATTTTTATTGGCATAAACGCTGTTTGCTTTGCTTTAATTCCAACTTTTTCAACCAATCAAACCTCATTTCAAGCTTTAACTTTTATTATTATTGCGGGTTATGGTGCAGGTTTTGCAACAATGCCTTCCTTTGTAAAAAGCATATTTGGTACTGAAAACTACGGACAGGTACTTGGTTACACATTAACGGCATGGTCTGCCGCAGCATTTGTTGGTCCATTATTGTTAGGCTTAAGTACAGAAATTACTATTTTCTACCTTTTTGCTATCTTACTTGTTTTGGCTTTGTTTGTCGGATTATGGCTAAAGAGAGTATTACTATTAAAACCACATACTATTGCAAAATAG
- the pflA gene encoding pyruvate formate-lyase-activating protein — MYFPQQKSKADSIDILNSDSLRTHSIETLGTHDGPGIRMVVFGQGCQFRCLYCQNPDTLDINGGTFIPIEDLVEKAMHQKSYFSKKGGVTVSGGEPLLQRDKLIQFFDRLHENGIHTCLDSNGRVLDEKTKILLSKTDLLLLDVKHINKEWHKKLTGLKNKTTLSVAEYRESTGKPMWLRYVLVPGWTDQEEYLHEWGQYFTNYQTIERVEIIPFHQLGKHKWEILGFDYQLENTLPPTTEEINKAADIFRLYFKNVKIK; from the coding sequence ATGTATTTTCCACAGCAAAAATCAAAAGCCGATTCAATTGATATATTGAATTCTGACTCATTACGGACTCATTCCATTGAAACATTGGGTACCCATGATGGGCCTGGGATTCGTATGGTCGTTTTTGGCCAAGGATGCCAGTTCCGATGTTTGTATTGTCAAAATCCAGATACACTAGATATAAATGGAGGTACTTTTATTCCAATTGAAGATCTGGTAGAAAAAGCGATGCATCAAAAATCTTATTTCAGTAAAAAAGGAGGTGTTACGGTTTCTGGCGGAGAACCATTACTGCAACGAGACAAATTGATTCAGTTTTTTGATCGATTGCATGAAAATGGAATCCATACTTGTTTGGACTCAAATGGTAGAGTTCTGGACGAAAAAACAAAAATACTTTTAAGCAAAACCGATTTATTGCTATTGGATGTCAAACACATCAACAAAGAATGGCATAAAAAATTGACGGGTTTAAAAAACAAGACAACATTAAGCGTCGCCGAATATCGAGAAAGTACCGGGAAGCCAATGTGGCTAAGATATGTACTCGTTCCGGGTTGGACCGACCAAGAAGAATACCTACACGAATGGGGACAATATTTTACCAATTATCAAACTATCGAAAGAGTAGAAATTATTCCTTTCCATCAATTAGGAAAACACAAATGGGAAATCTTAGGTTTTGACTATCAATTAGAAAACACGCTTCCTCCAACAACAGAAGAAATAAACAAAGCAGCTGATATTTTTAGACTTTACTTCAAAAATGTAAAGATTAAATAA
- a CDS encoding nuclear transport factor 2 family protein, which translates to MNANEQLIHKFYTAFANADAKTMCECYHTNIQFEDPAFGILKGNDVCKMWKMLIEKSRGNLKIEFSQIKADTYAGSAQWIATYNFSKTNRKVINVIQAQFQFQDDLIIKHSDYFDIWKWSKQAFGIKGLLFGWTGFMQKKIQEQALLSLKNYKK; encoded by the coding sequence ATGAATGCAAACGAACAACTAATTCATAAATTCTATACTGCTTTTGCAAATGCTGATGCGAAAACCATGTGTGAATGCTATCATACCAACATACAATTTGAAGACCCAGCTTTTGGAATCCTAAAAGGAAATGATGTTTGTAAAATGTGGAAAATGCTGATCGAAAAAAGTAGAGGCAATCTCAAAATTGAATTTTCTCAAATAAAAGCTGATACATACGCTGGTTCTGCACAATGGATAGCTACCTATAATTTTAGTAAGACCAATAGAAAAGTAATAAATGTTATTCAAGCGCAATTTCAGTTTCAAGATGACTTGATTATAAAACACAGCGATTATTTTGACATTTGGAAATGGTCTAAGCAAGCATTTGGAATCAAAGGATTATTGTTTGGCTGGACTGGCTTTATGCAGAAGAAAATTCAGGAACAAGCATTGTTATCACTCAAAAACTATAAAAAATAA
- a CDS encoding YeiH family protein, with the protein MKTESVNTSNFLNINTTVQQVIFVLLLLLCLFSIISPPIALLLGLIVANLSGHPFLHLNHKATNILLQVSVVGLGFGMNVHSAVAAGKEGFLFTVASIIVTIVLGTLFGKWFKIEKKTSHLISCGTAICGGSAIAAIAPVIQSDEKQTSVALGVIFILNSIALFVFPFVGHLLNMSQNDFGLWCAIAIHDTSSVVGAANKYGAEALQVATTVKLARALWIIPVALITAIAFKNKTSKVKIPYFIGLFILAMVCNTYFTSVANVAPHLVSISKIGLTITLFLIGAGLNRSVLKSLGLLPLLQGVLLWVSIAIGTLLAILYF; encoded by the coding sequence ATGAAAACTGAAAGCGTTAATACCTCAAATTTCCTTAACATCAATACTACAGTACAACAGGTTATTTTTGTTTTGCTTCTGCTTCTTTGTTTGTTTTCAATTATTTCACCTCCGATAGCGTTGTTGTTGGGTTTAATTGTTGCCAATCTTTCTGGGCATCCATTTTTGCATTTGAATCACAAGGCTACTAACATTTTATTACAGGTTTCGGTTGTGGGATTGGGATTTGGAATGAATGTGCATAGTGCGGTAGCAGCTGGAAAAGAAGGTTTTCTCTTTACTGTTGCTTCAATAATTGTGACAATTGTTTTGGGAACTTTATTTGGGAAATGGTTTAAAATTGAAAAGAAAACATCTCATCTCATTTCTTGCGGGACGGCTATTTGTGGAGGAAGTGCTATTGCAGCGATTGCTCCCGTAATCCAATCAGATGAAAAGCAAACTTCGGTGGCTTTGGGAGTGATTTTTATACTCAATTCGATTGCTTTGTTTGTATTCCCTTTTGTGGGACATTTATTGAATATGTCTCAAAATGATTTTGGGTTGTGGTGCGCCATTGCCATTCACGATACGAGTTCTGTTGTTGGGGCAGCCAATAAATATGGAGCAGAAGCTTTGCAAGTGGCTACTACTGTAAAATTAGCAAGAGCTTTATGGATTATTCCTGTGGCTTTGATTACGGCAATCGCTTTTAAAAATAAAACGAGCAAAGTGAAAATTCCTTATTTTATCGGATTGTTTATTTTGGCGATGGTTTGCAATACTTATTTTACTTCTGTTGCGAATGTTGCACCGCATTTGGTTTCAATTTCGAAAATAGGTCTTACGATTACCTTATTTTTGATAGGAGCGGGGCTTAACCGTTCTGTTTTGAAATCGTTGGGTTTATTGCCTTTATTACAAGGTGTTTTGCTATGGGTGAGTATCGCGATTGGAACTTTATTAGCAATTCTATATTTCTAA
- the fabG gene encoding 3-oxoacyl-[acyl-carrier-protein] reductase, which yields MKLLEGKVAIITGASRGIGKGIAEVFAKNGANVAFTYSSSVESAQALENELNALGIKAKGYQSNAADFNEAQKFVDAVLADFGTVDILINNAGITKDNLLMRMSEADFDQVIDVNLKSVFNMTKAIQKTFLKQRSGSIINMSSVVGVKGNAGQTNYAASKAGVIGFSKSVALELGSRNIRCNVIAPGFIETEMTAKLSEDVVKGWRDGIPLKRGGSTDDVANACLFFASNMSAYVTGQVLNVCGGMLT from the coding sequence ATGAAATTACTAGAAGGAAAAGTAGCCATTATTACTGGCGCAAGTCGTGGAATTGGAAAAGGAATAGCCGAAGTTTTTGCAAAAAATGGAGCAAATGTTGCCTTTACTTATAGCTCATCTGTTGAGTCTGCACAAGCTTTGGAAAATGAATTGAATGCTTTGGGAATAAAAGCCAAAGGTTACCAATCTAATGCTGCCGATTTTAATGAAGCTCAAAAATTTGTAGATGCAGTTCTAGCCGATTTTGGTACAGTTGATATTTTGATAAATAATGCCGGTATCACTAAAGATAATTTATTGATGCGTATGTCAGAGGCTGATTTTGACCAAGTTATTGATGTTAACCTGAAGTCAGTTTTTAATATGACCAAAGCGATTCAGAAAACATTTTTGAAACAACGTTCAGGTTCTATTATCAATATGAGTTCTGTGGTTGGCGTAAAAGGAAATGCGGGTCAAACAAATTATGCGGCTTCAAAAGCAGGTGTAATTGGTTTTTCGAAATCTGTAGCGTTGGAATTGGGTTCTCGTAATATACGTTGTAATGTAATTGCACCAGGTTTTATCGAAACTGAAATGACAGCCAAATTAAGCGAGGATGTTGTAAAAGGTTGGAGAGATGGAATTCCTTTGAAACGTGGTGGTTCTACGGATGATGTTGCCAATGCTTGTTTATTCTTTGCATCGAATATGAGTGCGTATGTAACAGGCCAAGTTTTGAATGTTTGCGGAGGAATGCTGACTTAA
- a CDS encoding DinB family protein → MSLEIVKNLFNRDLNKLKKEIESYQNENKIWCIEKEISNSAGNLCLHLIGNLNTYIGAEIGKTNYIRYRELEFSQKDISQIELLAKIESTKQTVSDALELLADEDLKKEYPLLVFETKTSTEFLLIHLTTHLAYHLGQINYHRRLLDN, encoded by the coding sequence ATGTCTTTAGAAATAGTTAAAAACTTATTCAATCGAGATTTGAATAAATTAAAAAAAGAGATCGAATCGTATCAAAACGAAAACAAAATTTGGTGCATTGAAAAAGAAATTTCTAATTCTGCTGGGAATCTTTGTCTGCATTTAATAGGCAACCTAAATACATATATTGGTGCTGAAATAGGCAAAACAAATTATATAAGATATAGAGAATTGGAGTTTTCCCAAAAAGATATCTCTCAAATCGAATTATTAGCCAAAATTGAATCAACAAAGCAAACTGTCAGTGATGCACTTGAATTATTAGCCGATGAAGATTTAAAAAAAGAGTACCCTCTTTTGGTCTTTGAAACTAAAACTTCTACAGAATTTCTATTAATTCATCTTACTACACATCTGGCTTACCATTTAGGTCAAATAAATTACCACAGAAGATTACTAGATAATTAA
- a CDS encoding zinc dependent phospholipase C family protein, with product MKNFKFKPTFITFSVISIAFITLSWGIFGHEHINNAAVMALPKPMQTFFYNHLDFITQESTVPDLRKYTLRDKAENPRHFMDMENFGAVDSIPLPFEEAKKKYDEKFLSSNGILPWYIQEIMTKLTKAFKDKRKTEILFLAGDLAHYIGDAHMPLHTSANHDGQLTNQKGIHSLWESRLPEMFGKNYNFYTGEAKYVDNVEKATWDMLKDTHSQVEPLLLIDRNLRATFTAETMFEKDEKGNIAKNKFGDLIYSKEYATKLHEAMNGMVESQMRKAIVATSNFWYTAWVNAGKPNLEDLDSKELTNRNKKNLKKDLKLWKTGKLFGLESENDFN from the coding sequence ATGAAAAATTTTAAATTTAAACCTACATTCATTACTTTTTCGGTAATTAGTATTGCTTTTATTACTTTGTCTTGGGGTATTTTTGGCCACGAACATATTAATAATGCTGCAGTTATGGCATTGCCAAAACCTATGCAAACTTTCTTTTACAATCATCTTGATTTTATAACTCAAGAATCAACGGTTCCGGATTTGCGTAAATATACTTTACGCGATAAAGCCGAAAATCCGCGTCATTTTATGGACATGGAGAATTTTGGTGCTGTAGATTCTATTCCACTTCCATTTGAAGAAGCTAAGAAAAAGTATGATGAGAAGTTTTTGTCTAGTAATGGAATACTTCCTTGGTACATTCAGGAAATTATGACCAAGTTGACCAAAGCATTTAAGGATAAAAGAAAGACTGAAATTTTGTTCCTAGCAGGAGATTTGGCGCATTACATAGGTGATGCACACATGCCTTTGCATACCTCCGCAAATCACGATGGACAATTGACCAATCAAAAAGGTATTCACTCTTTGTGGGAATCCCGTCTCCCTGAAATGTTTGGTAAAAATTATAATTTTTATACAGGAGAAGCTAAGTATGTGGATAATGTTGAAAAAGCAACTTGGGACATGTTGAAAGACACACACAGTCAAGTAGAACCTCTGTTGTTGATTGATAGAAATCTACGTGCCACTTTTACTGCAGAGACAATGTTTGAAAAGGATGAGAAAGGTAATATTGCAAAAAACAAGTTTGGTGATTTGATCTATTCCAAAGAATATGCAACAAAATTACATGAAGCTATGAATGGAATGGTGGAAAGCCAAATGCGAAAAGCCATTGTGGCAACATCCAATTTTTGGTACACGGCTTGGGTAAATGCAGGAAAGCCAAATTTGGAGGATTTAGATTCAAAAGAATTGACTAATCGCAATAAAAAGAATTTGAAAAAAGACTTAAAACTTTGGAAAACCGGAAAGCTTTTTGGTTTGGAAAGTGAAAATGATTTTAATTAG
- the pflB gene encoding formate C-acetyltransferase, with amino-acid sequence MKSTTETINFKTGNWNTSIDVYDFVLKNIVPYEGDANFLVGPSEKTKTLWDICKENLLQEQKNKGCLAIDTNVISNITSFGPGYINKENEVIVGLQTDMLLKRAMKPFGGIKLVESAVAERGLKVSDEVVKIFNYAKDHNQAVFNAYDSEIRTYRSKHLLTGLPDNYARGRIIGDFRRIALYGVDRLIEAKRADFNATTGEMSDHKVRLREEISDQIKALQDMKIMANSYGLDIANPATTAQEAVQYTYLAYLSAVKEQDGAAMSLGNVSSFLDIYIENDLKSGLITEEEAQEFIDQFVMKLRLVRHLRPGAYDTIFGGDPTWVTEAIGGQLNDGRTKVTKTSFRFLQTLYNIGPSPEPNLTILWSQKLPKGFKDFCTQVSIDTSSLQYENDDLMRTNRGSDDYGIACCVSYQHIGKTIQHFGARANLPKALLMALNGGREEDKGSVVIKNIQQIEDTVLNYDSVMAMFKITLAEVARVYAKSMYIIHYMHDKYYYERAQMALIDSDPNIDIAYGAAGISIIADSLSAIKYAKVTPVRNELGLTVDFNIEGDFPQFGNDDDRVDGIAKEITSIFIAELRKHNTYKNATPTLSLLTITSNVMYGSNTGATPDGRKSGEAFAPGANPMHGRDINGAIASLNSVSKLNYEDAQDGISYTFTMVPKSLGSDKEEQVSNLTTILDSYFGRNAHHLNVNVLDKETLLDAYNHPENYPQLTIRVSGYAVNFVRLSKAHQLEVITRTFHENL; translated from the coding sequence ATGAAAAGTACAACTGAAACAATAAATTTTAAGACAGGAAATTGGAACACATCAATTGATGTTTATGACTTTGTATTGAAAAACATCGTTCCGTATGAAGGAGACGCAAATTTTTTGGTTGGTCCATCTGAAAAGACTAAAACATTGTGGGATATTTGTAAAGAAAATTTACTTCAAGAACAAAAAAATAAAGGATGTCTTGCCATAGATACCAATGTTATTTCAAACATCACCTCTTTTGGTCCAGGATACATTAACAAAGAGAATGAAGTAATTGTTGGTTTACAGACCGATATGCTTTTAAAAAGAGCAATGAAACCTTTTGGAGGTATTAAATTAGTAGAGTCTGCAGTGGCTGAAAGAGGTTTGAAAGTATCTGATGAAGTAGTAAAAATATTCAACTATGCAAAAGATCACAATCAGGCCGTTTTTAATGCATATGATAGCGAAATTAGAACATACCGTTCCAAACACTTATTGACTGGTTTACCAGATAATTATGCCAGAGGCCGTATTATTGGCGATTTTAGAAGAATTGCACTTTATGGAGTAGATCGTTTGATTGAAGCAAAGAGAGCCGATTTTAATGCTACTACTGGTGAAATGAGTGATCACAAAGTACGTTTGAGAGAAGAAATTTCAGATCAGATTAAGGCTTTGCAAGACATGAAAATAATGGCCAATTCTTATGGTCTTGATATTGCCAATCCTGCAACTACTGCGCAAGAAGCAGTGCAGTATACTTATTTGGCTTATTTAAGCGCCGTAAAAGAACAAGACGGAGCAGCTATGTCGCTGGGTAATGTATCTTCATTTTTGGATATTTATATCGAAAATGATTTAAAATCTGGACTTATCACTGAAGAAGAAGCACAAGAATTTATTGATCAGTTTGTAATGAAGTTGCGCTTGGTGCGTCATTTACGTCCTGGAGCATATGACACTATTTTTGGTGGAGATCCAACATGGGTAACCGAAGCCATCGGTGGACAACTTAATGATGGAAGAACAAAAGTGACTAAAACATCTTTTAGATTTTTGCAAACACTATACAATATTGGTCCATCTCCAGAACCGAATTTAACTATTTTATGGTCTCAAAAATTACCAAAGGGATTTAAGGATTTTTGTACTCAAGTATCTATTGATACTTCATCGTTGCAATATGAGAATGATGATTTAATGCGAACTAACAGAGGATCTGACGACTACGGTATTGCATGTTGCGTGTCTTACCAGCATATCGGAAAAACAATTCAGCATTTTGGGGCACGTGCCAATTTACCAAAAGCCCTACTTATGGCTTTAAATGGTGGTAGAGAGGAAGACAAAGGCTCTGTTGTTATAAAAAACATTCAGCAAATAGAAGACACTGTTTTGAATTATGACTCCGTAATGGCGATGTTCAAAATCACATTGGCTGAAGTGGCAAGAGTGTATGCAAAATCAATGTACATCATACATTATATGCATGATAAGTACTATTATGAAAGAGCTCAAATGGCCTTGATAGACAGTGATCCAAACATTGATATCGCTTATGGAGCAGCAGGAATTTCTATTATAGCCGACTCTCTTTCAGCCATAAAATATGCAAAAGTAACTCCGGTAAGAAATGAACTTGGATTGACGGTAGATTTTAATATCGAAGGTGACTTTCCTCAATTTGGAAATGACGACGACAGAGTTGATGGTATTGCAAAAGAAATAACAAGCATCTTTATTGCCGAATTAAGAAAGCACAACACTTATAAAAATGCAACTCCTACCCTTTCATTATTGACCATTACTTCGAACGTTATGTATGGTTCAAATACAGGCGCTACTCCTGATGGACGAAAAAGCGGAGAAGCTTTTGCACCTGGAGCAAATCCAATGCATGGCAGAGATATAAATGGAGCAATTGCTTCACTAAATTCGGTCAGCAAATTAAATTACGAAGATGCTCAAGATGGGATATCCTACACTTTTACAATGGTTCCAAAATCTTTAGGATCTGATAAAGAAGAGCAAGTATCCAATCTGACAACAATTTTAGATAGTTATTTTGGGCGAAATGCACATCACTTGAACGTAAACGTTTTGGATAAAGAAACTTTACTAGATGCATACAATCATCCAGAAAATTATCCTCAATTGACCATTAGAGTTTCTGGATATGCAGTTAATTTTGTTAGATTATCCAAAGCACATCAACTGGAAGTAATAACAAGAACTTTTCATGAAAACTTGTAA
- a CDS encoding YoaK family protein yields the protein MFRHQGKNRTSKHNLRLAILLSFVAGIVNVTGVLAVKTLTTNVTGHFAYFAEEVTKHDYKAAIVFLIYTLFFLAGAFTSNFLAELVSEKKQELSHLPAIAIEFLILVTLGFLGMKPDLNLLDGKWIAFGLLFAMGIQNALVTKISQSTVRTTHLTGLFTDLGIELSQLFFYKRPEERKALKTRIYLRLSIITFFFLGCFIGGFIYGHLALKTLFVAAAFLLIAFYYDYIRLHFIAIKRKQKSFLEI from the coding sequence ATGTTTAGACATCAAGGGAAAAATAGAACTTCCAAACACAATTTACGTCTTGCCATACTATTATCGTTCGTAGCAGGAATTGTAAATGTAACAGGAGTTTTAGCAGTAAAAACATTAACTACAAATGTTACTGGACATTTTGCCTATTTTGCCGAAGAAGTAACCAAACACGATTACAAAGCAGCTATTGTATTTTTAATTTATACATTATTCTTTTTGGCTGGAGCTTTTACCTCTAATTTTTTAGCAGAGTTGGTATCCGAAAAGAAACAAGAACTTTCGCATTTGCCAGCAATAGCCATTGAATTTCTTATTTTGGTCACTTTAGGTTTTTTGGGAATGAAACCTGATTTAAATTTATTAGATGGAAAGTGGATTGCCTTTGGTCTGCTTTTCGCCATGGGAATCCAAAATGCATTAGTGACGAAAATTTCGCAGTCAACGGTAAGAACAACCCATCTAACAGGACTCTTCACCGATTTGGGGATCGAATTGTCGCAATTGTTTTTTTATAAAAGACCCGAGGAACGAAAAGCCTTAAAGACTAGAATTTACTTAAGATTGTCCATTATTACATTCTTTTTTCTGGGTTGTTTCATTGGTGGATTCATCTACGGTCATTTGGCTCTTAAAACACTATTTGTTGCAGCTGCTTTTCTATTGATTGCATTCTACTACGATTACATCCGACTGCATTTTATTGCCATCAAAAGAAAGCAAAAATCCTTTTTAGAAATATAG
- a CDS encoding LysR family transcriptional regulator → MDFRLKVFFTVATRLSFTKAASELFITQPAISKHIQELEEEYKIKLFERNGSKIALTNAGEVLLKHTKNIFEIYREIDFDMSTFINERKGLLRLGASTTISQYIIPPLLARFHQKLEAVKVNLLNGNTEQIENALLNKEIEIGIVEGQSKNQSIKYTQFIRDELVLVCNSNNPLVHKKEIAPADLKSLRFLVREQGSGTLEVIEYALKPFHIKMENLQIEMQLGSTESIKSYLMNSNCVAFLSIHSIDKELKNKELQILDVDNLTIERYFYIVTLQGKSDSLSELFIKNISSYYNLKL, encoded by the coding sequence ATGGATTTTAGACTAAAAGTGTTTTTCACTGTAGCCACCCGGTTGAGCTTTACCAAAGCGGCTTCCGAGTTGTTCATAACACAGCCCGCTATTTCCAAACATATTCAAGAATTGGAGGAAGAATACAAAATCAAACTTTTTGAAAGAAACGGCTCAAAAATAGCCCTCACCAACGCGGGGGAAGTGTTGTTGAAGCATACTAAGAACATCTTTGAAATTTATAGAGAAATCGACTTTGATATGAGCACTTTTATCAATGAACGCAAAGGTTTGTTGCGACTGGGAGCGAGTACCACGATTTCTCAATATATTATTCCGCCACTTTTGGCCCGTTTTCATCAAAAACTGGAAGCTGTAAAAGTGAATTTGCTTAACGGAAATACAGAACAAATAGAAAATGCTTTGTTGAATAAAGAAATTGAAATTGGAATTGTGGAAGGGCAATCTAAAAATCAATCCATAAAATACACTCAATTTATTAGAGATGAGTTGGTTTTGGTTTGTAATTCTAATAATCCATTAGTCCATAAAAAAGAAATCGCTCCTGCCGATCTTAAATCGCTCCGGTTTCTTGTACGCGAACAAGGTTCTGGAACACTTGAAGTTATTGAATATGCTTTGAAACCTTTCCATATCAAAATGGAGAACTTACAAATTGAAATGCAATTAGGAAGCACAGAAAGTATAAAATCGTATCTGATGAATTCGAATTGCGTTGCTTTTTTATCAATACATTCTATTGATAAAGAGTTGAAAAATAAAGAATTACAAATTTTAGACGTCGATAATTTGACGATTGAACGTTATTTCTATATCGTTACTTTACAAGGAAAATCCGACTCTCTTTCTGAATTATTTATAAAAAACATTTCAAGTTATTATAATTTAAAGTTATAG